The Mycolicibacterium arabiense genome has a window encoding:
- a CDS encoding GMC oxidoreductase: MEGQCAVSVACCPNLFIADGSVMVTGGAVNPTATITALALRSAEHLADTARSMAAQV, from the coding sequence ATGGAGGGCCAGTGCGCGGTTTCGGTTGCATGCTGCCCGAATCTGTTTATCGCCGACGGGAGCGTCATGGTCACCGGCGGTGCAGTCAACCCCACTGCCACCATCACCGCACTGGCTTTGCGCAGCGCCGAGCACCTCGCCGACACCGCGCGCAGCATGGCCGCGCAGGTGTGA
- a CDS encoding serine/threonine-protein kinase: MPLSPGTGFAGYTIVRPLGSGGMGHVYLVQHPRLPRQDALKVLRTDVSDDGEFRERFIQEADLASALSHPNILTVHDRGEYDEQLWIATAYIDGIDAAQLMREHPAGMSVDQVLTIVTAIANALDYAHDRGLLHRDVKPANILLSQPDKDRQRRIYLADFGIARPIADASGLTATNLTVGTVAYAAPEQLMGEDLDGRADQYALAATAHHLLTGTPLYDNTNPVAVISRHLSTPAPALSERRPDLAPLDGVLHTGLAKDPAERFANCMTFAQALTTAAGTSPTRSAIPQAAHTIAAEKYREPAAQPLVESTQRPIRRRPVIVGAAAVAVVALVAASLYFVLARSGSTDQPPSASSTAGAVNGTRKPVPAPAVDPNAEPAAPGNTARQVEVSFTQIGDSLNVRLHNPNLDVGLVRSPFELALLDDSGAIIANLGDQGLPGSPVSTIYQLPPNGDFGFSSLDAPKGRTVASLELTITGQWLEWSDVDAPQATVTDAAVVDDAGYSGPSVTGRVSLDAGGPLNALVVAFVKTAVGTVVSTTFSDCLQVGQQRVFETKSFDDVRGPYELESVVAYVTSVNGIGPAYTPSC; encoded by the coding sequence ATGCCTCTGTCACCCGGAACCGGTTTTGCTGGCTACACGATCGTCCGGCCTCTCGGCTCAGGCGGAATGGGGCATGTTTACCTTGTGCAACATCCCCGTTTGCCGCGGCAGGACGCCCTCAAGGTTCTTCGAACCGATGTGTCCGACGATGGTGAGTTCCGCGAGCGGTTCATACAAGAGGCCGACCTGGCCTCAGCCCTGTCACATCCGAACATCCTGACCGTTCATGATCGTGGCGAGTACGACGAGCAGCTGTGGATCGCTACCGCATACATTGACGGCATCGACGCCGCGCAGCTGATGCGCGAGCATCCGGCGGGCATGTCAGTGGATCAGGTTCTGACCATCGTGACCGCGATCGCCAATGCCCTGGATTACGCCCACGACCGAGGTTTGCTGCATCGGGACGTGAAACCGGCCAACATACTCCTGAGTCAGCCCGATAAGGACCGGCAGCGGCGGATATACCTGGCGGACTTCGGCATCGCCCGACCCATCGCCGACGCCAGCGGTCTGACTGCAACCAACCTGACCGTGGGTACCGTGGCTTACGCCGCCCCAGAACAACTGATGGGTGAGGACCTCGACGGCCGCGCCGATCAGTACGCGTTGGCGGCGACCGCACACCACCTCCTCACCGGCACACCGCTATACGACAACACGAACCCAGTTGCCGTGATCAGCCGACACCTCAGCACACCCGCCCCGGCGCTGAGCGAGCGTCGCCCCGACCTCGCGCCTTTAGACGGTGTGCTCCACACCGGCCTCGCGAAGGATCCCGCTGAGCGTTTCGCCAACTGCATGACGTTCGCCCAAGCGCTCACCACAGCCGCTGGCACCTCACCAACCCGTTCGGCCATACCCCAAGCTGCCCACACGATCGCAGCAGAGAAGTACCGCGAGCCAGCCGCACAGCCGCTCGTCGAATCCACACAGCGACCGATACGGCGTCGCCCGGTGATCGTAGGCGCCGCCGCCGTGGCCGTCGTCGCGCTCGTGGCCGCAAGCCTCTACTTCGTCTTGGCGCGTTCCGGCTCAACGGATCAACCGCCCTCCGCGAGCAGTACCGCTGGTGCGGTCAACGGCACACGGAAACCGGTCCCGGCGCCCGCCGTCGACCCAAACGCCGAGCCCGCCGCTCCGGGCAACACCGCACGCCAAGTCGAAGTGAGTTTCACGCAGATCGGCGATTCGCTCAATGTTCGCCTGCACAATCCCAATCTCGATGTGGGGCTGGTCCGTTCGCCCTTCGAGCTGGCGCTCCTGGACGATAGCGGCGCTATTATCGCGAACTTGGGTGACCAAGGCCTCCCCGGATCTCCGGTCAGCACGATCTATCAACTGCCGCCCAACGGCGACTTCGGGTTCAGCAGCCTGGATGCTCCGAAGGGGAGAACCGTGGCATCGTTGGAACTGACGATCACCGGACAATGGTTGGAGTGGAGCGATGTCGATGCACCACAGGCCACGGTGACTGACGCTGCCGTAGTCGACGACGCCGGATACTCCGGCCCGTCGGTAACAGGTCGAGTGTCGCTCGATGCAGGCGGCCCACTCAATGCTCTCGTTGTCGCGTTCGTCAAGACAGCGGTCGGCACGGTGGTGTCGACGACGTTCTCGGACTGCCTGCAGGTCGGTCAGCAGCGAGTCTTCGAGACGAAGTCCTTCGATGACGTCCGCGGCCCGTACGAACTGGAAAGCGTGGTTGCGTATGTGACGTCGGTCAACGGCATCGGACCCGCATACACGCCCAGTTGCTGA
- a CDS encoding M20 family metallopeptidase, translated as MSTTLADGVRDAAGRATDTILRLSHDLHAHPEIAWEEVRSSARVAGDLADAGFAIEENYAGLQTAFAARRGSGALHLAVCAEYDALPGLGHACGHNVIAAISTGAALALAPYVDDLGITLSVLGTPAEEGGGGKIEMLDRGGFDGVHAAAMVHPGPVDVARAEPYAVSHSHIRYDGKAAHAAAYPDRGVNAADAFTVAQVAIGLLRQQLPQGVRVHGIMTSGGEAPNAIPQRTEGRWYVRAGSLMELDGLEQRVNRCFEAGAWATGCELTITPESKPYAEFRNDDALLDLYVRRAEEQGRRFSTGADSLMNRASTDMGNVSQRIAAIHPYIGIDSLPAVNHQPEFAAAAVTAAADRAVVDGAGALALTLLDAATDPGTRRRLIDSEGVSS; from the coding sequence ATGAGCACCACACTCGCCGACGGCGTCCGCGATGCCGCCGGCCGCGCCACCGACACCATCCTGCGGCTGTCGCACGACCTGCATGCGCACCCCGAGATCGCGTGGGAGGAGGTGCGGTCCAGCGCACGGGTCGCCGGCGACCTCGCCGACGCCGGGTTCGCGATCGAGGAGAATTACGCGGGGCTGCAGACGGCCTTCGCCGCACGCCGCGGATCCGGTGCGCTGCATCTGGCGGTCTGCGCCGAGTACGACGCCCTGCCCGGCCTCGGGCACGCCTGCGGACACAACGTCATCGCAGCCATCTCGACGGGCGCCGCACTGGCGTTGGCGCCGTACGTCGACGACCTCGGCATCACCCTCTCGGTGTTGGGCACTCCTGCCGAAGAGGGCGGCGGCGGCAAGATCGAGATGCTGGACCGCGGTGGGTTCGATGGGGTGCACGCGGCCGCCATGGTGCACCCCGGTCCCGTCGACGTGGCCCGCGCCGAACCCTATGCCGTGTCTCACAGCCACATTCGCTACGACGGCAAGGCCGCACACGCGGCGGCGTATCCGGACAGGGGTGTCAACGCCGCCGACGCGTTCACCGTCGCCCAGGTCGCAATCGGCTTGCTGCGGCAACAGCTTCCGCAAGGAGTCCGGGTGCACGGGATCATGACCAGCGGCGGCGAGGCGCCCAACGCCATCCCGCAACGCACAGAGGGGCGCTGGTACGTGCGCGCGGGTTCTCTGATGGAGTTGGACGGGCTGGAGCAGCGGGTGAACCGGTGCTTCGAAGCCGGCGCGTGGGCGACCGGATGCGAGTTGACGATCACCCCGGAGAGCAAGCCGTACGCGGAGTTCCGCAACGACGACGCCCTGCTCGACCTCTACGTCCGCCGTGCCGAAGAGCAGGGCCGCCGGTTCAGCACCGGGGCGGACTCCCTCATGAACCGGGCGTCGACCGACATGGGGAACGTGTCACAGCGGATCGCGGCGATCCACCCCTACATCGGCATCGACTCGCTGCCCGCCGTGAATCATCAACCGGAGTTCGCGGCCGCCGCCGTCACCGCGGCCGCCGACCGGGCGGTGGTCGACGGCGCGGGCGCGCTCGCGCTGACGCTGCTGGACGCCGCGACGGATCCCGGCACACGCCGCCGTCTGATCGACTCCGAGGGTGTGTCGTCATGA
- a CDS encoding DUF1028 domain-containing protein, whose translation MTMSLVVRDGTAFGMIVASSSPAVASRCVHLRAGVGAVASQNVTNPHLGVVALDALAGGADARTALDAATAADGHPDHRQLIVVDRTGSAAVHTGRHALGTHHHRTAENAAAAGNMLHEASVVDALLDGYTASDSPFLEQRLLDGLAAAIAAGGEAGPIRSAGLQVTEDVPWPVTDLRVDWHDDPADELRRLWSVWAPQKSDYRTRGLDPTAAPSYGVPGDL comes from the coding sequence GTGACGATGTCCCTGGTCGTTCGCGACGGCACCGCGTTCGGGATGATCGTGGCGTCGTCGAGCCCGGCCGTCGCCTCGCGGTGCGTGCACCTGCGTGCCGGCGTCGGAGCGGTCGCCAGCCAGAACGTCACCAATCCCCACCTCGGCGTGGTCGCCCTCGACGCGCTCGCAGGCGGGGCCGACGCGCGGACGGCCCTGGACGCCGCTACCGCGGCCGACGGCCACCCCGACCACCGGCAGCTGATCGTCGTCGACCGCACGGGCAGCGCCGCCGTCCACACCGGTCGCCACGCGCTGGGCACCCACCATCACCGCACGGCCGAGAACGCCGCTGCCGCAGGCAACATGCTCCACGAGGCCTCGGTCGTCGACGCGCTGCTCGACGGATACACCGCGTCGGACTCGCCGTTCCTGGAGCAACGGCTACTCGACGGGTTGGCCGCTGCGATCGCCGCCGGCGGGGAGGCGGGCCCGATCCGATCGGCCGGGCTGCAGGTGACCGAGGACGTCCCGTGGCCCGTCACCGACCTGCGCGTCGACTGGCACGACGACCCAGCCGACGAACTCCGGCGACTGTGGTCGGTCTGGGCGCCGCAGAAGAGCGACTACCGCACCCGCGGCCTCGATCCGACCGCCGCGCCCTCCTACGGAGTGCCGGGAGACCTATGA
- a CDS encoding RidA family protein gives MIDATPPQATHRRIRPFNTKDTYPEQSLDNDLCQAVVAGGVVYLRGQIGQDLDTRESVGIGDVEAQAEKAMSNIAMLLDEAGSSLKDIVKVTVYLVDVRYRETVYRVMGRWLKGVHPVSTGLVVDALARPEWLVEIDATAVLSGATS, from the coding sequence ATGATCGACGCCACGCCGCCACAGGCCACGCACCGACGGATACGTCCCTTCAACACCAAGGACACCTACCCCGAGCAGAGCCTCGACAACGACCTCTGCCAAGCGGTGGTCGCTGGCGGAGTGGTCTACCTGCGCGGGCAGATCGGACAGGACCTCGACACGCGGGAGTCGGTGGGCATCGGCGACGTCGAGGCCCAGGCCGAGAAGGCGATGAGCAACATCGCCATGCTCCTCGACGAAGCCGGCAGCAGCCTCAAGGACATCGTGAAGGTGACCGTCTACCTCGTCGACGTCCGGTACCGCGAAACGGTGTACCGCGTCATGGGTCGGTGGCTCAAGGGCGTTCACCCGGTGTCTACCGGGCTCGTCGTCGATGCCCTCGCACGCCCGGAGTGGCTGGTCGAGATCGACGCCACCGCCGTTCTCAGCGGAGCCACCTCGTGA
- a CDS encoding flavin-containing monooxygenase has product MSIQETEVLVVGAGQAGIAMSEHLGAQGVPHLVVERDRIAERWRSWRWDSLVANGPAWHDRFPGLEFDVDPDGFAGKEDVADYLVAYAEKVDAPIRTGVEVRSVQKLHKRLGFRVETSDGVIDARYVVAATGAFQKPVLPSLVPDDAGLHQIHSSGYRNPRQLPEGAVLVVGAGSSGVQIADELRRSGRRTYLAVGPHDRPPRSYRGRDFCWWLGVLGKWDAAAPPRGAEHVTIAVSGAHGGHTVDFRDLAADGITLLGRAESFDDGVLSFAADLRANVENGDTNYLSMLDEADAYVTRNGLDLPEEPEARIIGPDPKCMTHPIRELDLAAAGITSVIWAVGFSFDYGWLKVDAFDDSGKPRHQRGVSTEPGIYFLGLPWQSRRGSSFIWGVWHDAKFIADQIAIQRSYLAHHTPALASH; this is encoded by the coding sequence GTGTCCATCCAAGAGACCGAGGTGCTCGTCGTGGGCGCAGGCCAGGCCGGCATCGCCATGAGCGAGCATCTGGGCGCCCAGGGCGTGCCGCACCTCGTCGTCGAACGAGACCGCATCGCCGAACGGTGGCGGTCCTGGCGCTGGGACTCGCTGGTGGCCAACGGCCCAGCCTGGCACGACCGGTTCCCCGGGCTCGAATTCGACGTCGACCCGGACGGGTTCGCTGGCAAGGAGGACGTAGCCGACTACCTCGTGGCGTACGCCGAGAAGGTGGATGCACCGATCCGTACAGGGGTAGAGGTGCGGTCGGTGCAGAAGCTCCACAAACGCCTCGGCTTCCGCGTCGAGACCTCGGACGGGGTCATCGATGCGCGGTACGTCGTCGCGGCGACGGGCGCGTTCCAGAAGCCGGTCCTTCCCTCCCTCGTCCCCGACGACGCCGGGCTCCACCAGATCCACTCCAGCGGTTACCGCAATCCGCGCCAGCTGCCCGAGGGCGCCGTCCTCGTCGTCGGAGCGGGTTCGTCCGGGGTTCAGATCGCCGACGAACTCCGCCGGTCCGGTAGGCGCACCTACCTCGCCGTCGGCCCGCACGATAGGCCGCCGCGAAGCTACCGTGGCCGCGACTTCTGCTGGTGGCTCGGGGTTCTCGGCAAGTGGGACGCCGCAGCGCCCCCGCGTGGCGCCGAGCACGTCACCATCGCCGTCAGCGGAGCCCACGGCGGGCACACCGTCGATTTCCGCGACCTCGCAGCCGACGGGATCACGCTGCTGGGAAGGGCAGAGTCGTTCGACGACGGAGTGCTGAGCTTCGCGGCCGACCTGCGCGCCAACGTCGAGAACGGGGACACCAACTATCTGTCGATGCTCGACGAGGCCGACGCCTACGTCACCCGCAACGGCCTGGACCTTCCCGAGGAGCCCGAGGCCCGCATCATCGGCCCCGACCCCAAGTGCATGACTCATCCCATCCGCGAACTCGACCTCGCCGCAGCGGGAATCACCTCGGTCATCTGGGCCGTCGGCTTCTCGTTCGACTACGGCTGGTTGAAGGTCGACGCGTTCGACGACAGTGGCAAGCCCCGCCACCAGCGGGGGGTGTCCACCGAACCCGGCATCTACTTCCTCGGACTGCCGTGGCAGTCCCGGCGCGGATCCAGCTTCATCTGGGGCGTGTGGCACGACGCGAAGTTCATCGCCGACCAGATCGCCATCCAGCGCAGCTATCTCGCGCACCACACTCCGGCACTCGCGTCCCACTGA
- a CDS encoding LysR family transcriptional regulator, whose amino-acid sequence MPDYTLRQLEYFVAVAETGSVTRAAVSVHLSQSAMSAALADLESALSVQLFVRHHARGVTLTPAGRELLVASRQLLTSASDLRAVAQGLGTSLGGTLSVGCYAVAAPYLLPELLSAAAEKLPRLHLQTTEVDLADLAEGVANGTFELGIGYDLVDETKLKRWPLFTLSPYALVSGSHRLAQRDRLDLAELADEPMALLDLPHSRDYFRRVFEASGVDPEIRFRSTTVETCRALVGRDLAYTVLNLRAAVPMALDGHAVAAVPISGDPPGITVVLFTSAAARPTRRATVVAELCRDLFGGSSSGSLGRTST is encoded by the coding sequence ATGCCTGACTACACACTCCGGCAGTTGGAGTACTTCGTCGCCGTCGCCGAGACCGGGAGCGTCACCAGGGCGGCCGTCTCGGTCCATCTCTCGCAGTCGGCGATGTCGGCGGCACTAGCCGACCTGGAGAGCGCCTTGTCGGTGCAGTTGTTCGTGCGGCATCACGCCCGCGGCGTGACCCTGACTCCTGCGGGCCGCGAACTTCTCGTCGCGAGCCGTCAGCTGCTCACCTCGGCGTCGGATCTCCGCGCGGTGGCCCAGGGGCTGGGTACCTCGCTGGGCGGCACGCTGTCGGTCGGGTGTTACGCCGTCGCCGCGCCCTACCTGCTGCCCGAGTTGTTGTCGGCCGCCGCCGAGAAGCTGCCACGGCTGCACCTGCAGACGACCGAGGTCGATCTCGCCGACCTAGCCGAGGGAGTGGCCAACGGAACGTTCGAACTCGGGATCGGTTACGACCTGGTCGACGAGACCAAGCTGAAGCGGTGGCCACTGTTCACCCTGTCGCCGTACGCGCTGGTGTCCGGGTCGCACCGCCTGGCCCAGCGTGATCGGCTTGACCTCGCCGAACTGGCGGACGAGCCGATGGCGCTGCTCGACCTGCCGCACAGCCGCGACTACTTCCGGCGCGTGTTCGAGGCCTCCGGCGTCGATCCCGAGATCCGCTTCCGCTCCACGACGGTCGAAACCTGCCGGGCACTCGTGGGGCGGGACCTGGCGTACACCGTGCTCAACCTGCGCGCGGCGGTTCCAATGGCACTCGACGGCCATGCCGTGGCGGCGGTTCCGATCAGTGGCGATCCGCCCGGCATCACGGTCGTCCTCTTCACCTCCGCCGCGGCGCGGCCCACCCGGCGGGCGACCGTCGTTGCCGAGCTTTGTCGGGACCTGTTCGGCGGCTCGAGCAGCGGCTCGCTGGGTCGAACGTCGACCTAA
- a CDS encoding MFS transporter, whose protein sequence is MTDTTPGPLVSETFVDQKSIRKSVVAGSVGVFVHWFDWAIYAYLASTLSIVFFPDQDGTAGLLAVFGVFAISFGARPIGALLFGALGDRIGRKKTLTYVILAMAASTMLLGLLPSYASIGIWAPILLLVARIIQGLAAGGEFGSAAAFLAEYSPTKRRGFGVSFLEVGSLLGFLGASLAVLVLNTLLMADDVNSWGWRIPFLLATPLGLIGFYIRNKIEDTPEFRELTELDAVPHSPIRESFTRGWRQMLQTSGIEIMMNVTFYIVLVYLLTYQEIELGISTSDAALFSTAASIAALITVPLFGALSDRVGRRLPLIVASVLLIVFSYPLFLVMHSGTSWAGLVSTVGLGLILAVILGVHAVTVAELFPTRTRQTSLSIVYAVTAAIFPGTVPYVLTWLIAHTGNQMMPAFYLILVGLLGLGTMLTVKETRGIDLLRDDVALAQKSRVTTVSPTASV, encoded by the coding sequence ATGACGGACACGACGCCCGGGCCGCTGGTTTCAGAAACCTTCGTAGATCAGAAGAGCATTCGAAAGAGCGTCGTCGCGGGATCCGTCGGCGTTTTCGTGCATTGGTTCGACTGGGCGATCTACGCCTACCTCGCGTCGACCCTGTCGATCGTGTTCTTTCCCGACCAGGACGGGACGGCCGGGCTGCTCGCGGTCTTCGGTGTGTTCGCCATCTCCTTCGGCGCCCGACCCATCGGGGCGCTCCTCTTCGGCGCGCTGGGCGACCGCATCGGCCGGAAGAAAACGCTGACCTACGTCATCCTCGCGATGGCCGCCTCGACGATGTTGCTGGGTCTACTGCCCTCCTACGCCAGCATCGGGATCTGGGCGCCGATCCTGCTCCTCGTCGCCCGAATCATCCAAGGACTCGCTGCCGGCGGCGAATTCGGCAGTGCCGCAGCCTTCCTGGCGGAGTACTCCCCGACGAAGCGCCGCGGCTTCGGCGTGAGCTTCCTCGAGGTCGGGTCGCTGCTCGGCTTCCTGGGTGCATCGCTCGCGGTTCTCGTGCTGAACACGCTGCTCATGGCGGACGACGTGAACTCCTGGGGATGGCGAATCCCCTTTCTGCTGGCCACTCCCCTGGGCCTGATCGGGTTCTACATCCGCAACAAGATCGAGGACACCCCGGAGTTCCGAGAACTGACCGAGCTGGACGCGGTACCGCACAGCCCGATCAGGGAATCGTTCACGCGCGGCTGGAGGCAGATGCTCCAGACGAGCGGCATCGAGATCATGATGAACGTCACCTTCTACATCGTGCTGGTGTACCTGCTGACCTATCAGGAGATCGAACTCGGGATTTCGACGTCGGACGCAGCGCTCTTCTCCACGGCCGCATCCATTGCCGCGTTGATCACCGTTCCACTGTTCGGCGCGCTGTCGGATCGGGTTGGTCGCAGGCTGCCGCTGATCGTGGCCTCGGTCCTGCTGATCGTGTTCTCCTACCCCTTGTTCCTCGTCATGCACTCCGGAACTTCCTGGGCCGGTCTGGTGAGCACGGTCGGGCTGGGGCTGATCCTCGCAGTCATCCTGGGGGTGCACGCCGTAACGGTCGCCGAGCTGTTTCCCACCCGTACGCGGCAGACCAGTTTGTCCATCGTCTACGCGGTTACGGCGGCGATCTTCCCCGGGACCGTGCCCTACGTGCTGACGTGGCTCATCGCCCACACCGGCAATCAGATGATGCCCGCGTTCTACCTCATCCTGGTCGGACTCCTCGGGCTCGGGACGATGCTCACGGTGAAGGAGACCCGCGGCATCGACCTGCTCCGCGACGACGTCGCCCTCGCCCAGAAGAGCCGCGTCACAACGGTTTCGCCCACCGCATCGGTGTAG